A genomic window from Cricetulus griseus strain 17A/GY chromosome 4, alternate assembly CriGri-PICRH-1.0, whole genome shotgun sequence includes:
- the Elovl5 gene encoding elongation of very long chain fatty acids protein 5 isoform X1, which produces MEHFDASLSTYFRALLGPRDTRVKGWFLLDNYIPTFVCSVIYLLIVWLGPKYMKNKQAFSCRGILVVYNLGLTLLSLYMFYELVTGVWEGKYNFFCQGTRSAGESDMKIIRVLWWYYFSKLIEFMDTFFFILRKNNHQITVLHVYHHASMLNIWWFVMNWVPCGHSYFGATLNSFIHVLMYSYYGLSSVPSMRPYLWWKKYITQGQLVQFVLTIIQTSCGVIWPCTFPLGWLYFQIGYMISLIALFTNFYIQTYNKKGASRRKEHLKGHQNGSMTAINGHTNNFASLENSVKPRKQRKD; this is translated from the exons ATGGAACATTTCGATGCATCACTCAGTACCTATTTCAGGGCATTACTGGGCCCCCGAG ATACAAGGGTaaaaggatggtttcttctggacAATTACATACCTACATTTGTCTGCTCTGTCATTTACTTACTAATTGTATGGCTGGGACCAAAATACATGAAGAATAAGCAGGCATTCTCTTGCCGGGGAATTCTAGTGGTGTATAACCTTGGACTCACCTTGCTGTCTCTCTATATGTTCTATGAG TTGGTGACAGGTGTGTGGGAAGGCAAATACAACTTCTTCTGTCAGGGAACACGCAGTGCAGGAGAATCAGACATGAAG ATCATTCGTGTCCTCTGGTGGTACTACTTCTCCAAACTCATAGAATTCATGGACACCTTCTTCTTCATCCTTCGCAAGAACAACCACCAGATCACAGTCCTACATGTCTACCACCACGCCTCCATGTTGAACATCTGGTGGTTTGTGATGAACTGGGTTCCCTGTGGCCACT CTTATTTTGGTGCGACACTCAACAGCTTCATCCACGTCCTCATGTACTCGTATTATGGTCTATCCTCTGTCCCTTCCATGCGTCCCTACCTCTGGTGGAAAAAGTACATCACTCAGGGACAGCTG GTCCAGTTTGTGCTAACAATCATCCAGACGAGCTGCGGGGTCATCTGGCCATGCACCTTCCCCCTCGGGTGGTTGTATTTCCAGATTGGATACATGATCTCCCTGATTGCTCTCTTCACAAACTTCTACATTCAG ACTTACAACAAGAAAGGAGCCTCTCGGAGGAAAGAGCACCTGAAGGGCCACCAGAACGGGTCCATGACTGCCATCAACGGGCACACCAACAACTTCGCTTCCCTGGAAAACAGTGTGAAgccaaggaagcagagaaaggattgA